The following proteins are encoded in a genomic region of Synechococcus sp. ROS8604:
- a CDS encoding sigma-70 family RNA polymerase sigma factor — MSAKEPIRTEDLARLYDEHSAAVHRLAYSLLSQQQEAEDLTHDVFLLLQRGGFDSDRSSIRSYLLLLTRSMGLNRLNQRLNRRRILQCFRPGCGQHDPVDLHAIEARIHLERALAQLSTREQQILAMNYRENISQSTIASTLDLPLGTVKTISRRALLKLREALSPQQEG, encoded by the coding sequence GTGAGTGCGAAAGAACCCATTCGAACGGAGGACCTTGCCCGTCTCTACGACGAACATTCAGCAGCGGTTCATCGATTGGCGTACAGCCTTCTGTCTCAACAGCAGGAGGCTGAAGACCTGACCCACGATGTCTTCCTGCTTCTGCAGCGGGGAGGCTTTGATTCAGATCGCAGCTCAATTCGTTCCTATCTCTTGCTGCTCACTCGATCGATGGGCTTGAACAGGCTGAATCAACGTCTCAACCGCCGCCGCATCCTTCAGTGCTTCAGGCCTGGATGTGGACAACACGATCCCGTTGATCTTCATGCCATTGAGGCCCGCATCCATCTAGAGCGGGCCTTGGCTCAGCTCTCCACCCGTGAACAACAGATTCTTGCCATGAATTACCGCGAAAATATCAGCCAGAGCACGATTGCCTCCACGTTGGACTTGCCCTTGGGAACCGTGAAAACGATCAGCCGCCGTGCATTGCTCAAACTTCGCGAGGCTCTCTCCCCACAGCAGGAGGGTTGA
- a CDS encoding cytochrome c biogenesis protein CcdA produces the protein MCPGLLPVQLSYLGAQKQQRPNPGKVIQFSLGVVSAYSILGLFTSLAGALIIDHRGGLLMAAGVIVIAMALQLKGWGLRFPWHRLTLGAIGAPRWIKRLPIGAFLIGFTFALVTSPCASPVLAAVLSAAAASGSPPLATAAMVLYAVGYTMVILLAGLGVELGGLRRQLLERDEQISGISAIVLLTFGMIYLWTGFQDLQQQAQM, from the coding sequence CTGTGCCCTGGTCTTCTCCCAGTTCAACTTTCCTATCTTGGTGCTCAAAAGCAGCAACGTCCTAACCCTGGCAAGGTGATTCAGTTCAGTCTTGGCGTGGTTTCGGCTTACAGCATCCTTGGGTTGTTCACATCCCTTGCCGGAGCACTGATCATTGATCATCGTGGTGGCTTGTTGATGGCGGCAGGTGTGATCGTCATTGCCATGGCTTTGCAACTCAAAGGTTGGGGCCTGCGATTTCCCTGGCATCGGCTCACATTGGGAGCGATTGGGGCGCCGAGGTGGATCAAGCGATTACCTATCGGCGCATTTTTAATTGGTTTCACCTTCGCCCTTGTGACATCACCCTGCGCCAGCCCTGTGCTTGCTGCCGTTCTTAGTGCGGCTGCCGCCTCTGGTTCCCCACCCTTGGCAACAGCAGCCATGGTTTTGTATGCCGTTGGCTACACCATGGTGATTTTGTTGGCGGGTTTAGGTGTTGAACTCGGTGGTCTTCGCCGGCAGTTGCTCGAACGCGATGAGCAGATCTCAGGGATCAGTGCAATCGTTTTATTGACGTTTGGCATGATCTATCTCTGGACTGGTTTCCAGGATCTGCAGCAGCAAGCCCAGATGTGA
- a CDS encoding thioredoxin domain-containing protein, translated as MLPRSVVPLASIVVKPALAASPLAPSLQGKPVFVEIYASWCPACQTIKPAVQTLRKQEGNNVHWVRFDVSNTASAKRSAARAQELGLADFFNKHRSQTSLVSIFNPENGVSVSTFRAQPELDPYLRAINTTRSMIRR; from the coding sequence TTGCTGCCACGATCAGTGGTTCCTCTTGCGTCCATCGTCGTAAAACCAGCCCTTGCGGCCTCTCCACTTGCGCCGTCTCTTCAAGGCAAGCCTGTGTTTGTTGAGATCTATGCCTCATGGTGTCCTGCTTGCCAGACCATTAAGCCTGCTGTGCAAACCCTCCGTAAACAGGAAGGGAACAACGTGCATTGGGTGCGCTTCGATGTTTCAAATACTGCTTCTGCCAAGAGATCTGCTGCGCGCGCGCAAGAGCTCGGTCTTGCTGATTTCTTCAACAAACACCGCAGTCAAACAAGTTTGGTGAGCATATTCAATCCAGAAAACGGTGTCAGCGTCAGCACCTTTCGTGCCCAACCTGAACTTGATCCTTATCTCCGGGCCATCAATACCACGCGCTCCATGATCCGCCGCTAA